Below is a genomic region from Rhododendron vialii isolate Sample 1 chromosome 5a, ASM3025357v1.
CCACCGACCTGTTCTCGCCACAACCTTCTCCCACTCCCCCACATATCTTGTCACAATGCTCCTACACTCGTCGTTGTAATTTCCAATCCCCATCTTCAACACATCATCTCGCGTCTTTATCCCCAATTTCGTATCGATCTCGAACTCAACCGGCAGCCCATGGCAATCCCAACCGAACCGCCGCGTAACATGGTGGCCCCGCATCGTCTGATACCGGGTCACGACGTCCTTGATTGTTCCGGCGAGGATGTGGCCGTAGTGAGGGAGGCCGGTGGCGAAGGGGGGGCCGTCGTAGAAGACGTACTCCGGGAGGTGCTTTGTTCGCTCAAGCTGGGTCTCGAAGGCCTTGATTTCTTCCCACCATTGGATGATCTTCTCTTCCTGCTTCGGAAACGAGAAGTCCTTCCCTTCGCACACATCGTCCATGGCGGCTGCGATTGTTTATTCCTGAGAACCCGATACGCATATATTCTTTTACGTACGTGTTTTGATGGGGGGGGTGAGCTAATCAAGGCTCCAATCAAAACCCATATTAGAACGAGAGAGATTTAggaatatggagagagagagagagagagagagagagagagatacctggCCGGGCTAGTCGGGGCAAACGCCGCCGGCGATACGGAACGGAGTGACGAGCGTGTACACGTGCTTGTATGTGTGTGAATTGTGGTGAGCAGAGTGAGCTAGGGTTTAGCGGAGAGAGTATCAGAAACCCTAGTCGAAGCAGTGAAGAGTGACAGGCAAGGAATGTGAGAATACGTTGACAATGAATGGATCTACTACGCGTGGAATATTGGCGAAAGAATCACTAATTTCAGGGATCAGAGCATCTCCTCCACCAGCCTAACCGAACAAAAAATTAGACAAACTGGCGAGGAAATGGTTGAAAACACAGATGTAGCAGACTCAAGAGAGACGTCGCCATTTTAACTTCAGGTCCACACCTTCGCTGGGTGTGGCGAGGTTTTTTCCCTCGCTTGCTTCGATTCCTGCAACGTCATCGTCAGTCAGCAGTACCACTCTCTCCACTACAGCGTCATCGTCAGAGGTTTGATTTTTGTGGGGTTTAATTTGTGGGTTTTTCAGTTCTGTGATTTTCGATCTATGGTTTTTTTCAGTTTTGTGGTTTCATCGGAggtttgatttttaaaaaatttacagacacagcaaatctgtgcacagattgtgcacaaattttttatgtggggcccactaagggTCTCACACAAgtaatccgagtcgttcattatgTTTATAGGTATTGTTAAATCAaatacttataggtatcggattgagctaatttttctcaggagcccttgaaaaaagtgttttaaacataatgaacggctcgaatcactTGTGTGAGAcccttagtgggccccacatagaaatctgtgcacagatttgttgtgcCAGTAGACTGGttctttgatttttggtttcaatttgatgtttgatttgtgggtttttcaatttcagagagagagaggtggttcgTATCGGTGGATTTGAGTTGTcgttcactctctctcttcttattCTAATAGGTGATTTAAGGGGGACCAGATCGGGTCAATTTgttttggaccaatttggttcatttagtgcatccgaaccgtccaaaagtgtttagACGGCTCAAATTAAAAGAgagtgttttttggtttttttttttttaaatatatccCTTTAAATTTGAGCCGTTTAAAACGCTTTTGGACAATTCGGATATACTAAATGGACCAAACTGGTCCAAAGCCAAATTAACCGGATCCTTCCCCGATCTGGGTTTGGTGGATTTCTGTGTTTCCAATGGATGACTTTCAAAAATTCTAGGCTTCCGGTTTGATGCCCTTACTTTATTCTAAATTCCTATGGGTGTTGAGAGGCTGTTGGGTAGACTACAAATTTAGTGGCTAACTAATACacttttcctagccaaaatgGCTAGAAAAATGGTTAGGGCTCTTTAGATATTTCCAAAACAACAGCACCCCACGCTCAATATCCACAGGGTTTTGAGAACGGGGAATTTCACtttggctccgtttgtttggatgtaaaatgttttatctatttttcagTATTTAGTTATAttaaaaatgaggaaaatattttacatcaattggatgaaaatgacttacttaaatttttcgtaagttatttttcaaaatgaatacGTTGCCTTCtattgcaattctcactgctcagtttcctcgatcgtcagtctTAACCCACGTTCAATCCCCccctacactattttgttaattttttaaaatattttcaagtaccaactaaacaccgaaaaataaatgtttgaagtttgtttaatgaaaaaatattttacatcaaaacaaacggaccCTTCATTGCAAACAAGTACTAAAATCACAATTTACTTGGGCTGAATCCACACTGAATTACAGTGATTAAACTTTAACTAAATCAACTAAATCTCGAGCTAAGCATGTAATGACAATATGTCCGCTTGGTGGAACGAAAATGGCATCACGGTCGAATCTGTAGAAGCCGACTAGGGGAAGTTGCATAGCAGTACTATCCCATGGAACGCGACCATCAAATATCTAACTTTATTTGTTTATCATTTTGGGCATACTCTTCATATATCTGGAAAAATAACATTTGAGCATAATTAATTGTAACTTTATTTGTTTATCATTTTGGGCATACTGATCATatatttggaaaaataatatttgagcATTATTAATTAAATCGCGTGTCTGACCAGCTTATGGGATACTTTGAAAGAGTGAAATAATTGAGGGGGCAATAAATAGTGAATATTTACTCCCATTAGATTTGCACCATATTGTCCTCCAATTATAAATTTTTGACGGAAGGAGACTATATATGTGAAATAATTTTCGGTAATCATGCATAGTTTAGTTTGATAGCTAATGTTTCTTCTTCTAGCATGtgtttcataaatttttacaaatattttatgATCGGAGGAATGCTGAGAAGAAAGATAGAATGGACTAACATTTAAACTTATTTCATAATAATATGGGAggattattttttatctttatttttttttatacatttattagttttcCTTTTACgcttttttttgtgaattatttgtTTGCCTCGattaaagaaattgaaaaataaaaaaaaatgttcaagagtaattgttttttgaataaagagttttttagattaattttaTCTCTATTCAAAACAGTTTTATAGTTTTGATTGTTTAAcataattatttaattttccgtttgacaaaaaaaaacataattattGACATTTTAAATTTGTTCGGTCAAAAGGAATTAATAATTCACGAAACATTGACCTAAAACTACaaaatgtagttttttttttttttttaaattataagaacaaactttaattttaattttattaataaagCATTACGTCCATTAATAATCACGCCCAGTCTCGTTAACCTACTTCATTGTTATTCTCTATGTTATTATAGGATGTCTTGCCGTCAAAAACAGAAGGTTGGAGCATGTATTCATGGAGATTCACCAACTGGGCATCTCTTCTGTTACTGGGTCTTGCTTtgtccttcttcttcttcagaaaCCCACCTCGTCCTCCTCAAAATACGGCTGAAGGAACCCCCAAATCCATTTATGATTTCACAGTCAAGGTATTATGGGTTCTTTTGCAAGTTTCTTACGTTTTGAATTTAAGGACTTCTTCATGTCTGGCTTTTGATCTCCAGTTCCTTCCTTAGCAATTGATTGgggtttctctttttctctctaattagCCCTCATTTTCAGATTTTCTGTCAGGGTACATCTGTTTGTGTTTTTATAACCAGGTGATCAGGCTAGCTTACGCGCACTTCGATTAGTCCCGGAGACCACCTTGTTAAGAAAATATAATCCTAAATTTGGGAATGGAATGGTTGACATGCTGGacatctccactcattgccgattggatttgagatggacataCAATTTCCACAAACCCAACATCCACTAGTAGCAGCCCCACTTGAAGTTGGAGCAAATGCTTCATATGGATTGGCCGTAAAGGAGGTGTTTCGAACATGAACATGACACCTTAGGATTTATTTGAAGTTTCTTTTGCATTAGAGGATTTCCAGCCCTAACCATTATCTCCACTAAAGAGCAAACCCAGTGCACGAGGCTCCTGACTCAAGACGGAAAATTTGATTAAAACCCATCAAAACTAAATTTCTCCATTATTGTTTATTTTGACTCGAATTGTTACTCAAATCAAGGTTAATCAAGTCACTAATCAACTTAAATTGTGGGTTCAAAACTTTTGTTCTGTTCTATCTTCTGTCATCCCTCTTTTCATTCCTCATGTAGTTATTTTGTTTGAGCAAGCATGTTGCGCTTCTTTTGCCAAGCAATTTCAATGTATGTGTTTATTTGCTGATTGATGGAAGTGCAGGATATACGTGGCAATAGTGTACCTCTAAGGAGTTACAAGTGGAAGGTTTTATTGGTAGTGAATGTTGCTTCAAAATGGTAAATGATTTAACCAATTTCTCCTTCAATCTATTGATTAATTGACATAACCAATATTGTGTTTAGTTCTATTTTTGCTTCGATTATTTTTTCTGCTCCGTTTCTTTGTATGCTTCTTATAGCTATACAGGAAAAGAATCTGCTACGTTTCTTTGTATGGTTCTTATATCTATGAAGGAAAAGAATCCAACTTCGGAATCTAATCTATGAAGCACAGACACTCCTAGAGATTGCCTTATTTGTGTCAGACACTCTGGCAATACGTGAAACGCCAGAGACACATATGGGACACGCCAAGTGCCATGCTTGTAAAATTACaatattcttttattttgggGACTGTTGGAGTTTGCCCCATATCAGTCAATTATCTCccccaaaactagtatatgagtctgtTCGAGCTCTCCAGTCATTGCtaattggtattgagttggatgcttcaaCATAGTATCAGAGCTAGCCAGCTAGGTTTCGGAGAATTTGATTCTCCTTGTTTGTGCCATGATTAcattgttgtttgttgtgatctaTGTGTTCtggatcgtttgtttacctctccacatgcGAGTTGGGGGTCGCACATGCAGTTGGGGttttggagtttgtcccacatcggtcaattatctcctccaaaactattATATGAGCCTACagcctcttcactcattgccaattggtattgagttggatgctttaacggGGACAATCGGGGGGACATGTGAGGGACACTTCGGGGACAAACATGGGGACACAACAGGGTGATTTCTATAAATTTAAATAGTTTTTCCGGAGTAAAATACTTGTAACCTCAAAAGTATTGGACCAAAGTAACATATGTGTACGTGTTATACGCATCACTTGCATTCGAAAGGAGTCCAAAGCTAAATATTTGGTGGTTATATTGTACGTTTGCATAACTAAaaaagttatttaaaaaaaaatgtcgtGTCCCCTATCGTATCCATGCCGCTATTTCTTGAGAATTGTTTTGTCCCATGTCCATTTCCGTATCTGCACTTCATAGAAGTCCATATTCATCTGTTATCATAACTCGCATCAAAACTCCGAACGGTTATGCTATTTTGTGCAATGATTTGTTTGTCAATACAGTAGTTGTTTATTCATCACACTAATAATTGTTTGTTGAATCTTCCTGATTGAACACTATGAGCCAATACTGGGATCGAGGATATCTAACCTAACATCCTCTAAAAACAAATGATTTAGTTTTGATAGCTACCTCTCtaaatccaaataaaattaaCGTAAAAGAATGGCAAGAACCTTCACATGGTAGTTTTGCTAAAAAAAACTTAGGCCATGTTCACCTGGCGTCTGGACTTATTTTTAGGGGATGTCTTAATTTCACAGATGAGTAATCCAACATTACTTATGTGAGGAGATTACCAATTCCCGATACCTCATGGTACTGGAAAATCCCCTATTCTATAGGATAGTTGTTCAATGAATACAAATAAACCCACCTATAATTGTTGCATCCAAACGCTGGAGAAGCAACTTCACATTTGTTGTGAAATCGCATGTCTAATCGCATGATACTGGCACTTGGTGGATGAATTCAAGCTGTTGATAGTGAAGATTTTCCCTCCAGAATTTTAACACGAGCTGTAAACTGGATATCCTCTCAGCATTTTTGATCAGTTCAATCAGTGTTGAGGAGTAGGTGAACTTTtatcttttacttttccttaaaattttctttatttctataGTTGATACTGCTTGTGGTCAAAGAATTGAATTTCACGTTTTGCATTGTTCTCTTAGCTGTCAATATTCCACGTAGTTATAGCATATCCTGAAAGGTTTAACCCAGACCAGAAGTCGATTTTGAGGTATGCGGTCAAATCATAGAGGGGTTCGTTTCTACAAGAAGTATAGGGCCTTTCGAATTGAGCAAAACAGTGAATCACTTTGCTTCCATAGAGATATAAAATGCAGTATTGCTTAAAAAATGCTGGAATTGGACTTCAGATAAATATGCTGGTGATTAGGTGTTCTCTTCTGCTGCCTTTTATAACCAAGGGGTCAGACATATCAACTGCTGTTTCTATACTCCGAAGTCCAAAGTGTTATTGAGCATGCTAGAGAGGCAAGTTAGAATTAGTAGCTTGACTAACAACTTGTTTCAACTAAGAAGATTGTTTCAGTTGCCCCATCTAATGATGTTAAGAATGGATTGCAAAAAAAGGCTCTCGAAGTATTAAGAACTCAACTATGCCGATGTCCAGAGAGCATCACTCAGGCCAAATGAGAAGCCTTAGAAGAAAGGAAGTTAAATCTAAGAAACAAGTGTTGAAAGACGGCAattgatgatatggtggtaactATACCCCGCGTGATTATTTTGGACTTTTTTCCCTTGACAACCCATAGGAGGAGGAATAGGCGAACATCCATCTCGGAAAGGAGAGACCTTATCTACTATTCCTACCCTTAAATCTAAGCTGTTTTTTAGTTCATGGATAAAGTCAGCCCGGAAAATTAcaataactaaaaaattattcCTCCCATGGCTGTGAAAAAGACCGATATTATCCTCAGCAAAGGACATGCTTTAAGCATAAAATGACATGTCTCAAATAGTACTTACAAAAACAGAAACTCTAAACTAGGGAGAGAAAAATGGTGAATGACCCCTTTGGCCATCTAGTTTACTTGTGGAAATATCTAGAGCTCTTTGGAGATTTCAGAAAAGATGAACATGGCCAGCTATTGCAGCATCAGAATGCTGCTTTTTTCTTGAAACCTACTTAGTTTCTTGGCTGATGACTTCCACTGCCTTGTTTGTTTGATACTAATATCAAATTGCAACATATATAACATTCATTCAACCATACATCAGCTGTTCAAACTAACATCAatgttttcacctttttttcttGGGCTCCCTTTACCCAGTGGGTTAACACAATCAAACTACAAAGAATTGAACATGTTGTACGAAAAGTACAGAGACCAAGGTTTGTTCATGGTCCCCTAACCATTTTTCCAACTCtagttatttttgtatttcCTTATACTTCTGATTGCTGATTTTGTTATCACAGGTTTTGAGATTTTAGCATTTCCTTGTAACCAGTTTGGTTGGCAAGAACCAGGAACTAACAAGGAGATCCAGGAAACTGCGTGCACTATGTTCAAAGCTGAGTTCCCGATATTTGAAAAGGTAACTACTCAAAGAGAAGAAGAGTGGATAGGAACTAAATAGTGATTCAGAAATCAAATGgcaagatttttttaaaagatggaAATAGCAGAAGCTTTTAAATACAGTAGAACCGGAAAAGTG
It encodes:
- the LOC131325700 gene encoding probable glutathione peroxidase 2 isoform X1, producing MYSWRFTNWASLLLLGLALSFFFFRNPPRPPQNTAEGTPKSIYDFTVKDIRGNSVPLRSYKWKVLLVVNVASKCGLTQSNYKELNMLYEKYRDQGFEILAFPCNQFGWQEPGTNKEIQETACTMFKAEFPIFEKIEVNGENAAPIFKFLKSEKGGLFGDDIKWNFTKFLVNKEGKVVERYAPTTSPLEIEKEIENLLGSV
- the LOC131325700 gene encoding probable glutathione peroxidase 2 isoform X2 yields the protein MYSWRFTNWASLLLLGLALSFFFFRNPPRPPQNTAEGTPKSIYDFTVKDIRGNSVPLRSYKWKVLLVVNVASKCGLTQSNYKELNMLYEKYRDQGFEILAFPCNQFGWQEPGTNKEIQETACTMFKAEFPIFEKIEVNGENAAPIFKFLKSEKGGLFGDDIKWNFTKFLVNKEGKVVERYAPTTSPLEIEKEIENLLGSF
- the LOC131325700 gene encoding probable phospholipid hydroperoxide glutathione peroxidase isoform X3 translates to MYSWRFTNWASLLLLGLALSFFFFRNPPRPPQNTAEGTPKSIYDFTVKDIRGNSVPLRSYKWKVLLVVNVASKCGLTQSNYKELNMLYEKYRDQGFEILAFPCNQFGWQEPGTNKEIQETACTMFKAEFPIFEKIEVNGENAAPIFKFLKSEKGGLFGDDIKWNFTKFLVNKEGKVVERYAPTTSPLEIEV